A portion of the Leptospira broomii serovar Hurstbridge str. 5399 genome contains these proteins:
- the serB gene encoding phosphoserine phosphatase SerB, whose product MLLFFVERPSETLSLLQREVKRRFGNEISLKKVEYVVPSGWHCFLVFVERSITREELVSLRKVLFSARVDVLQIERRIKNESLFCFDMDSTLIQQEVVDELARFAGVYEEVAAVTREAMEGNLNFQESLKKRCAYLQGLSADSLLKLYPRLTLNYGVRELLPELKRHGAKRAVFSGGFIDILEAFQKDYEIDEVRANVLERIDGKLTGGVLGRIVDKDVKRGSLLELREKFGISKGEVVAVGDGANDQLMLAEAGIGIGFHAKEGLKSTIENWVDFAPMDVLLYLFE is encoded by the coding sequence ATGCTTTTATTTTTTGTAGAACGTCCGTCGGAAACTCTTTCCCTCCTACAACGAGAGGTCAAGCGTCGCTTCGGAAACGAAATAAGCTTGAAAAAAGTGGAGTATGTAGTTCCTAGTGGATGGCATTGCTTTCTTGTTTTTGTAGAACGATCGATCACAAGAGAAGAGTTAGTTTCCTTGAGAAAAGTCTTATTCTCGGCTAGGGTCGATGTTTTGCAGATTGAACGTAGGATTAAGAACGAATCTTTATTTTGTTTCGATATGGATTCCACGTTGATCCAGCAGGAAGTCGTGGATGAATTAGCTCGATTTGCGGGCGTTTACGAAGAAGTTGCCGCAGTCACTCGAGAGGCAATGGAAGGAAATCTAAACTTCCAAGAATCATTAAAAAAACGTTGTGCTTACTTACAAGGTCTTTCGGCTGATTCGCTTTTGAAACTCTACCCTAGACTAACCTTAAATTACGGAGTACGGGAACTTCTTCCGGAATTGAAACGACACGGGGCTAAGCGCGCTGTTTTCAGCGGCGGATTTATCGATATTTTAGAAGCCTTTCAGAAGGATTATGAAATAGACGAGGTCCGTGCAAACGTGCTTGAGAGAATCGACGGAAAACTTACCGGTGGTGTTTTGGGTAGAATCGTAGATAAGGATGTAAAGCGCGGATCATTGCTCGAGTTGCGAGAAAAATTCGGCATTTCGAAGGGAGAAGTAGTCGCAGTGGGTGACGGAGCTAACGATCAACTGATGCTTGCCGAGGCGGGAATCGGAATCGGATTTCATGCAAAAGAGGGCTTAAAGTCTACAATTGAAAATTGGGTGGATTTTGCTCCGATGGACGTATTGCTCTATTTATTCGAATAA
- a CDS encoding GDSL-type esterase/lipase family protein → MKSLTRISLVFALLTSCASFRNDTIVDYYNPNFACSSSLGFRSVEFWTQYQVKYSEAVEFYKKENERIKTARIVFVGNSLIAGFPADLLSVQFPGSVNRGIPGDMTELLLERLESTVFALKPSYIVMEIGGNDIREGKCLDYIEARHREIISKIHGALPDTKIVILGIPPVLSKDVNSVSPVVNAWLSRVASENPNISFLDIWPYFRKKELPFLRDDLALEFGGKLDKIHVNESAYKIWAKQIKPFIK, encoded by the coding sequence ATGAAATCTCTTACACGCATCAGTCTTGTTTTCGCCTTACTTACTTCCTGTGCCAGTTTTCGCAATGATACGATTGTAGATTATTATAATCCTAATTTTGCCTGTTCGAGCAGCCTCGGGTTTCGAAGTGTCGAATTCTGGACCCAATATCAAGTAAAATACAGCGAGGCAGTCGAATTCTATAAGAAAGAAAACGAACGTATTAAAACGGCTAGGATCGTATTCGTAGGTAATAGCCTGATTGCCGGATTTCCGGCGGATTTGTTATCCGTTCAATTTCCCGGATCGGTAAACCGGGGAATCCCGGGAGACATGACTGAATTGCTTCTTGAGAGATTGGAAAGTACCGTTTTTGCTCTAAAACCTTCTTATATCGTGATGGAAATCGGCGGGAACGACATACGGGAAGGAAAATGTTTGGATTACATAGAAGCTAGGCATAGAGAGATCATTTCAAAAATTCACGGTGCCTTACCCGACACTAAAATAGTTATTTTGGGAATACCACCCGTTTTAAGCAAGGACGTGAATTCGGTGTCACCGGTTGTCAATGCTTGGTTATCGAGAGTCGCTTCGGAAAATCCGAACATAAGTTTTCTAGATATATGGCCTTACTTTCGAAAAAAGGAACTTCCGTTTCTTCGAGACGACCTAGCATTGGAATTCGGCGGAAAATTAGATAAAATCCATGTGAATGAAAGCGCCTACAAAATCTGGGCCAAGCAGATTAAACCGTTTATCAAATAG
- the bioB gene encoding biotin synthase BioB: MKTAIETSLPMEEKVLSEVPSLISREEALAILQGKTPLTECLDRAFKTREQYFGRSVRIHILDNIKNGHCPEDCGYCAQRKNANSGVQEYSLKTEEEIFQDAIQAKENGAYRFCMVTAGTGPNSHSTERLAQTIERISQELGLKVCLSAGLLDREKALRLKQAGLDRYNHNLNTSKEHYPEICDTHTYEQRVETLSHLSEAGIGMCSGVIIGMGESLNDLVNVVFEIKALRVISIPVNFFIPVAGHAIKNPQALTPEFCLRTLIVFRLVNPDSEVRIAAGREGHLRSLQGMALFAANSLFASGYLNVKGSDALDTVKTILDAGFLPEFSSGKGDEIDWETILGKDHLYSADNFPELYKFKKKP, from the coding sequence ATGAAAACTGCGATCGAAACGTCTCTTCCGATGGAGGAGAAGGTCCTTTCCGAGGTCCCAAGCTTAATTTCTCGGGAAGAAGCCTTAGCCATTCTCCAAGGTAAAACTCCGTTAACCGAATGCCTAGATAGGGCTTTTAAGACGAGGGAGCAATATTTTGGCAGGTCGGTTCGAATTCATATACTCGATAATATTAAAAACGGCCATTGCCCGGAAGACTGCGGTTACTGCGCACAACGCAAGAATGCTAATTCGGGTGTCCAAGAATATTCTTTAAAAACCGAAGAAGAGATATTTCAAGACGCGATCCAAGCAAAAGAAAACGGGGCTTATCGTTTTTGCATGGTCACTGCCGGAACGGGCCCGAATTCCCATTCAACCGAGCGATTGGCGCAAACGATCGAAAGAATCAGTCAAGAACTTGGTTTAAAAGTCTGTCTTTCTGCGGGACTATTAGATCGGGAAAAAGCACTTCGATTGAAGCAAGCAGGACTAGATCGCTATAATCATAATTTAAATACTTCCAAGGAACATTATCCCGAAATTTGCGATACTCATACGTATGAACAAAGAGTCGAAACTCTTTCTCATCTATCGGAGGCCGGAATCGGAATGTGCTCGGGTGTGATCATTGGAATGGGCGAGTCTCTTAACGATCTGGTAAATGTAGTATTCGAAATTAAGGCTCTAAGAGTGATTTCGATCCCCGTTAATTTTTTCATTCCAGTAGCCGGACATGCGATAAAGAATCCGCAGGCTCTGACCCCTGAATTTTGTTTGCGTACTTTGATCGTATTTCGGCTTGTAAACCCGGATTCAGAAGTGCGGATTGCAGCGGGAAGAGAAGGGCACTTACGAAGTTTGCAAGGTATGGCTCTGTTTGCGGCCAATTCTCTTTTTGCCAGCGGTTATCTGAATGTAAAGGGATCGGATGCCTTAGATACAGTTAAGACGATTTTAGACGCGGGATTTCTTCCGGAATTTTCTTCCGGTAAGGGTGATGAAATAGATTGGGAAACCATTTTAGGAAAGGATCATCTATATTCTGCGGATAATTTTCCGGAACTTTATAAATTTAAGAAAAAACCGTAG
- the bioA gene encoding adenosylmethionine--8-amino-7-oxononanoate transaminase, which yields MIWHPYTPLVGSDPPLKIVSGKGEFLYDETGKDYVDGISSWWVSIHGHNHPKLVQAAKDQLDKLDHVLLAGFTHPPALELAHELLQFANWKFHKVVYSDNGSTALEIMLKIALQYFRNRGEEKKKTFIKFSASYHGDTIGAMSVGGDSIFNRVFQTLLFPTKDFPSPACHDCPVGKLPRSCAEDCLDELEAYLSSHSNQVVGVVLEPLIAGAGGMLFHKPKVLQRLREITSRYGVLLLLDEVFTGFGRTGHTFAYEAAGVEPDMIALAKGLTGGILPLAVTLVREEIYREFVSDDPLKTFYHGHTMTGYPSGCAVALASLRLFTEEKRLEDVKQLEHKLEEGWIKLRAEFPEKIKNVRVLGAVGVGELDTGKESPGYINAYSQEFKRICLEQGVILRPLGNVIYVTPPYIISQVALDRIFGAIKKALLTYRVPT from the coding sequence TTGATTTGGCATCCTTATACACCCCTTGTAGGTTCCGATCCGCCTCTCAAAATCGTTTCCGGAAAAGGGGAGTTCCTATATGATGAAACGGGTAAGGATTATGTGGATGGAATATCATCCTGGTGGGTAAGTATTCACGGCCATAACCATCCTAAGTTGGTTCAAGCGGCTAAGGACCAGCTGGATAAATTGGATCACGTTTTGCTTGCGGGCTTTACTCATCCGCCGGCGTTGGAGCTCGCTCACGAACTTTTGCAATTTGCGAATTGGAAGTTTCACAAAGTCGTTTATTCGGATAACGGTTCGACCGCGCTCGAGATAATGTTAAAGATCGCATTGCAATACTTTAGGAATCGAGGCGAGGAGAAGAAGAAAACCTTCATTAAATTTTCAGCCTCTTATCATGGAGATACTATCGGAGCCATGAGTGTGGGAGGAGATTCTATTTTTAATCGGGTCTTTCAAACCCTATTATTTCCGACAAAGGATTTTCCGTCTCCTGCCTGCCACGATTGCCCTGTGGGAAAATTACCGCGCTCCTGTGCCGAAGATTGTCTAGATGAGTTGGAAGCGTATTTATCCTCCCATTCTAATCAGGTCGTAGGAGTCGTTCTAGAACCGTTAATTGCCGGCGCCGGAGGGATGTTGTTTCATAAGCCGAAAGTTCTCCAGCGGTTAAGGGAAATCACTTCTAGATACGGGGTCTTACTTTTACTAGACGAGGTATTCACGGGTTTCGGTCGAACAGGCCATACATTTGCGTACGAGGCAGCCGGAGTAGAACCGGATATGATCGCGCTAGCGAAAGGTTTAACCGGCGGTATTTTACCTCTAGCTGTTACGCTAGTTCGTGAAGAAATCTATCGAGAATTTGTATCCGATGATCCCCTAAAAACCTTCTATCATGGTCATACTATGACCGGTTATCCTTCCGGTTGTGCAGTGGCGCTAGCCTCCCTTCGATTATTTACCGAAGAGAAACGTTTAGAAGATGTTAAGCAATTAGAGCATAAGTTGGAAGAAGGCTGGATCAAATTAAGGGCGGAATTTCCCGAAAAAATAAAGAATGTAAGAGTATTAGGAGCCGTAGGGGTAGGTGAGCTAGATACGGGTAAAGAATCGCCCGGATATATTAATGCATATTCTCAGGAATTTAAGCGAATTTGTCTCGAGCAGGGTGTGATTTTAAGACCGCTGGGAAATGTCATCTACGTGACTCCTCCCTATATCATTTCTCAGGTAGCTTTAGATAGAATTTTCGGTGCAATTAAGAAGGCTTTGCTTACGTATCGGGTACCTACCTGA
- the bioD gene encoding dethiobiotin synthase — protein sequence MAVFVTATGTDVGKTLFCSLFLAKYAVKCGVKYFKPIQTGEDSERVKIMNLTGLNERYFLKNYYTFEIPASPHLSSELANVEVDTDELSRHLYSIRSERILIEGAGGLYVPLKRYYYNIDLIVQSQLPVVLVASTDLGTINHTLLSVEAIKRSGIKCHGVFFIGPENPLRSDNIRTIIEASEIGLLGTFLLPERRLARQEFLVKVEEEFDPKGILPEILFP from the coding sequence TTGGCTGTTTTCGTGACGGCGACCGGAACCGATGTCGGTAAAACCTTATTCTGTTCACTTTTTCTCGCCAAATACGCCGTTAAATGCGGTGTTAAATATTTTAAACCTATTCAAACTGGAGAAGATTCGGAACGGGTTAAAATCATGAATTTGACCGGTTTAAACGAAAGATATTTTTTAAAAAATTATTATACCTTTGAAATTCCCGCGTCTCCACATCTTTCTTCGGAACTCGCCAACGTCGAAGTCGACACGGACGAGCTCTCCCGGCATTTGTATAGTATTCGATCGGAACGTATATTAATCGAAGGAGCAGGTGGTTTGTACGTGCCATTGAAGCGGTATTACTACAATATCGATTTAATCGTTCAATCTCAATTGCCCGTAGTGCTCGTTGCTTCGACGGATCTAGGAACCATCAACCATACCCTTCTTTCGGTTGAAGCTATTAAGAGGTCAGGGATCAAATGTCACGGAGTTTTTTTCATTGGACCGGAAAATCCCTTGCGGTCGGACAATATTCGAACCATCATCGAAGCGAGCGAAATCGGCCTTTTGGGAACTTTCCTTCTTCCGGAAAGGCGGTTAGCTCGCCAGGAGTTCCTCGTAAAAGTTGAAGAGGAGTTCGATCCAAAAGGTATTCTTCCGGAGATTTTATTCCCTTGA
- a CDS encoding aminotransferase class I/II-fold pyridoxal phosphate-dependent enzyme produces the protein MREPRTFSVPFYGELPAFFSRLESTNRIRSLDPPTGIDLCSNDYLGLSQHPEIIQSLKEGIDLFGAGSTASRLVRGHRDVFSRLENDFSSWINSEASLFFANGYAANLGTLSCVCDPSYVVFADRKNHASLMDGIRLSGAKKVYYRHLDLNHLEQLLQKHSSSKHKIIVTETVFSMDGDVSQIKDLLELKERYGALLYLDEAHAIGLFGPEGAGVANSQLSSSQLEGIDFRMATLGKALGLEGAMISCATEARKFLVHSARTFVFSTGSLPAIAHAGRTAVRLAKSMDTERKRVEEFALHLREGVEAKGYSYGGSSSQIVPILLENEREALEFASLFEEAGFQAKAIRPPTVDISRIRVSINAKLRKEDLILFLSILKER, from the coding sequence GTGCGGGAACCTCGGACATTCAGCGTCCCCTTTTATGGCGAATTACCCGCCTTCTTTTCTCGACTTGAATCTACGAATCGAATCAGGTCGTTAGACCCTCCGACGGGCATTGATCTTTGCTCCAACGATTACCTTGGCTTATCGCAACATCCCGAAATTATACAATCTCTCAAAGAAGGAATCGATCTATTCGGAGCCGGGTCTACAGCTAGCAGGTTGGTTCGAGGACATCGAGATGTTTTTTCCAGGTTGGAGAATGATTTCTCGTCCTGGATAAATTCGGAGGCTTCTTTATTTTTTGCAAACGGATACGCAGCAAATCTCGGCACGCTTTCCTGCGTTTGCGATCCCTCATACGTAGTTTTCGCAGATAGAAAGAATCATGCTTCTTTAATGGACGGGATTCGTCTTTCGGGAGCCAAAAAAGTCTATTATCGTCATTTAGATTTAAACCATCTCGAGCAACTTCTACAGAAACATTCCTCGAGTAAGCATAAAATTATCGTAACCGAAACGGTGTTTAGCATGGACGGGGATGTTTCCCAAATTAAGGATTTACTCGAATTGAAGGAAAGATACGGCGCTTTACTTTATTTGGACGAAGCACATGCAATAGGATTATTCGGCCCGGAAGGCGCCGGGGTTGCAAATTCTCAGCTTTCCTCTTCCCAATTGGAGGGTATCGATTTTCGAATGGCAACTTTGGGAAAGGCGCTTGGATTGGAAGGAGCGATGATATCCTGCGCGACGGAGGCCAGAAAATTCTTGGTTCATTCCGCTAGAACATTCGTATTTTCAACGGGATCATTGCCTGCGATTGCACACGCGGGGAGAACCGCTGTTCGTTTAGCCAAATCAATGGATACGGAAAGAAAAAGGGTCGAGGAATTTGCTCTTCATTTGCGGGAAGGCGTCGAAGCAAAGGGGTATTCATACGGGGGATCCTCTTCTCAGATCGTTCCTATTTTATTAGAGAATGAAAGAGAGGCGTTAGAATTCGCATCATTATTCGAGGAGGCAGGATTTCAGGCAAAGGCGATCCGACCCCCGACCGTCGATATATCTAGAATTCGAGTTTCGATCAATGCTAAGCTTCGAAAAGAAGATCTAATATTATTCTTAAGCATTTTGAAGGAGCGATAA
- a CDS encoding malate dehydrogenase has protein sequence MGNTVKVAVTGAAGQIGYSLLFRIASGQMFGSDTPVEIQMLELEAALPAAKGVIMELEDCAFPLLQKVSVSSDLDTAFKDINWALLVGSVPRKAGMERGDLLKINGGIFVNQGKALEKNAAADLRVLVVGNPCNTNCLIAMNNAKGIPTERWFAMTKLDENRAKSQLANKAGVPVKDVTNVGIWGNHSATQYPDFYNAKIAGKIATDVIKDQDWLKGDFIKNVQQRGAEIIKARGASSAASAANGVVDTVRQIINPTPAGDWFSVAVASDGSYEADKGLIFGFPVKSDGKKVEIVKGLTLNDFAKEKFKITHDELKSERDEVKGML, from the coding sequence ATGGGAAACACAGTTAAAGTAGCAGTTACCGGAGCCGCAGGGCAAATCGGTTATTCTCTTCTATTCCGGATCGCCTCCGGTCAAATGTTTGGATCGGATACTCCGGTTGAAATCCAGATGTTGGAATTGGAAGCTGCTTTACCCGCGGCAAAGGGCGTAATTATGGAGTTGGAAGACTGTGCTTTCCCGCTTCTTCAAAAGGTAAGCGTTTCTTCCGATTTAGACACCGCGTTTAAAGACATTAACTGGGCTCTTTTGGTCGGTTCGGTGCCTCGTAAAGCCGGGATGGAAAGGGGAGATCTTCTTAAAATTAACGGCGGAATTTTCGTGAATCAGGGTAAGGCTTTGGAAAAGAACGCCGCCGCCGATTTAAGAGTTCTAGTCGTCGGAAACCCATGTAACACGAATTGCTTGATCGCGATGAATAATGCGAAAGGAATTCCTACGGAACGTTGGTTTGCAATGACTAAGTTGGATGAAAATCGCGCGAAATCGCAATTGGCAAATAAAGCGGGTGTTCCGGTAAAAGACGTGACTAATGTGGGGATCTGGGGTAACCACTCTGCGACGCAATATCCGGATTTCTATAATGCTAAAATTGCCGGAAAAATTGCGACAGATGTGATCAAAGACCAGGACTGGTTAAAAGGTGATTTCATTAAAAACGTTCAGCAACGGGGCGCTGAAATTATTAAAGCTAGAGGCGCATCCTCCGCTGCATCAGCGGCGAATGGAGTCGTCGACACGGTCCGTCAAATCATTAATCCGACTCCTGCAGGTGATTGGTTTAGCGTTGCAGTGGCTTCGGATGGATCTTACGAGGCTGACAAAGGCTTAATTTTCGGGTTCCCGGTAAAATCGGACGGGAAAAAAGTAGAGATCGTCAAAGGGCTGACGTTAAACGACTTCGCAAAAGAGAAGTTTAAAATCACCCATGACGAACTCAAATCCGAGCGAGATGAAGTAAAGGGAATGCTCTAA
- a CDS encoding DsbA family protein produces the protein MSEESSPRFSDLFSKVNKTILIAGSFGFYVLLTAYPIYKFFAPEQYVKIGHRYYTLNDVKDSNAALYRKYAAENNDKIYRVFSQFANDKVLELEAKDRGVAVQELTKFAANYEPTEEEKIATYNQYKNNIPALKGKSYQQVQGDISSFLKRVKEDEERQAFYQQLRSKYDIDIRVQELAPTKIDVSTGDNPSIGPKDAKITVVEFSDFECPYCKRSQDVTKQLREKYQGKIRWVFRDFPLPFHQNAMFAHIAANCAIPQGKYWDYFSKLFENSGNLERSNVISLAQKSGLNMPEFQKCISDEAKQKIEIDADIAEGQKYGVNGTPAFFINGIMVEGAQPIESFTKIIDQELKN, from the coding sequence ATGTCGGAAGAGAGTTCTCCCCGGTTTAGCGACCTTTTTTCTAAAGTAAATAAAACCATCTTAATAGCGGGATCCTTCGGATTCTATGTCTTACTTACCGCCTACCCGATTTATAAATTTTTTGCTCCGGAACAGTATGTAAAAATCGGACATCGGTACTATACATTAAACGATGTTAAGGATTCGAATGCGGCGCTTTATCGTAAATACGCCGCGGAGAACAACGATAAAATCTATAGAGTCTTTTCCCAATTCGCCAACGATAAAGTATTGGAATTGGAAGCAAAGGATAGGGGCGTCGCAGTTCAGGAACTGACAAAATTTGCGGCTAATTACGAACCCACCGAAGAAGAGAAGATCGCAACCTATAATCAATATAAAAATAATATTCCCGCTCTGAAAGGAAAATCGTATCAGCAGGTGCAGGGTGATATCTCCAGCTTCTTAAAGAGAGTTAAGGAAGACGAGGAGCGCCAGGCGTTCTACCAACAGCTTCGTTCTAAATACGATATCGATATTCGCGTGCAGGAACTGGCGCCCACTAAGATAGACGTCTCGACCGGTGATAATCCGTCCATTGGACCGAAGGACGCAAAGATTACCGTAGTCGAATTTTCCGATTTCGAATGTCCTTATTGTAAAAGAAGCCAGGATGTTACAAAACAACTGCGCGAAAAATATCAGGGAAAAATCCGTTGGGTATTCCGCGACTTTCCGCTTCCATTTCACCAAAATGCGATGTTTGCACATATCGCCGCAAATTGCGCGATTCCTCAGGGGAAATATTGGGATTACTTTTCCAAACTTTTTGAGAACAGTGGTAATTTAGAAAGAAGTAATGTCATTTCACTTGCTCAAAAGAGCGGGTTAAATATGCCCGAGTTTCAAAAATGCATTTCCGACGAAGCTAAGCAAAAAATCGAAATAGACGCCGATATTGCCGAAGGACAAAAATACGGGGTCAACGGGACACCTGCCTTTTTTATTAACGGAATTATGGTAGAAGGCGCGCAACCGATCGAATCATTTACTAAAATCATTGATCAAGAGTTAAAAAATTAA